One Prolixibacteraceae bacterium DNA segment encodes these proteins:
- the pulA gene encoding type I pullulanase → MTPTHNTSHKVDLDSRQINQDLDLGIHYTKEKTSLKLWSLDAKRIIWRIYSNGSGGSLLFEVLLKSKGNGIWDAEIDKDLDDLYYTIQVEGEEGWLNQVPDIYAKSTGINGIRGYIFDSNKTYPDGWGNDSYVKLKRYTDAVLYEMSIRDFTIHPDSGVENSGLFLGLTEQNTQNSYGQSTGLDHLVELGITHVHLLPVADFVSIDEKLPKDKYNWGYDPLNFNTLEGAYSTAPENGLKRMIEFKKMVLALHKKGIGVVLDVVYNHTGLIKNNYFEELYPGYYFRKYSDGTLSNASGCGNELATEKEMVRKYIIDSLKFWCENYHIDGFRFDLMGIYDIETMNIIQEELRAINPSILLYGEGWSADKSVLEENQRAVKANTSKLQNIACFSDEFRDTLKGNQFNSNSLGFISGLQNQEESLKKAIIGGLEHTQINNTLIPQQNWANNAAQVVNYFSCHDDYTIYDKLSLVTPSEQNSSKILRVKLALAITLFSQGIPFLHSGVELLRSKEGIQNSYKSPDFINQIKWSDKKGEIKNLSSYLRNLIKIRKEISEFRLSEIENIEEVISFSEDYIPGIVNFSMNISSKNRWNIHKLTVVFSNHTEILPLNISNEHSFQLDIESLQLKEIRPDISINIKPLSTSIFVCL, encoded by the coding sequence ATGACACCAACACATAACACCTCACATAAAGTTGATTTAGACTCTAGGCAAATCAATCAAGACTTAGACCTAGGGATACACTACACAAAAGAGAAAACCTCTCTTAAATTGTGGTCTCTCGACGCGAAGAGGATCATTTGGAGAATTTATTCTAATGGCTCTGGAGGAAGCCTTCTTTTTGAAGTATTATTAAAATCAAAAGGCAATGGAATATGGGATGCTGAAATAGATAAAGATTTAGATGACCTTTACTATACAATCCAAGTTGAAGGAGAAGAGGGATGGCTTAATCAAGTTCCAGATATTTATGCGAAATCAACGGGTATCAATGGAATTAGAGGATATATCTTTGATTCTAATAAAACATATCCAGATGGATGGGGTAACGATTCATACGTTAAACTAAAGAGGTATACAGATGCTGTTCTCTACGAGATGAGTATTAGAGACTTCACTATACATCCCGATTCAGGGGTTGAAAACTCAGGTCTTTTTCTCGGTCTTACGGAACAAAATACCCAAAATTCATACGGACAATCAACAGGACTTGACCATCTCGTAGAGCTAGGAATAACCCATGTTCATTTGCTTCCCGTCGCTGATTTCGTCTCTATCGATGAGAAACTTCCAAAGGATAAATATAATTGGGGATACGATCCACTAAATTTTAATACACTTGAAGGGGCTTACAGTACAGCACCTGAAAATGGGTTAAAACGTATGATCGAATTCAAGAAGATGGTATTGGCCTTACACAAAAAAGGTATTGGAGTCGTTTTAGATGTCGTATACAATCACACAGGATTAATCAAAAACAACTATTTTGAAGAATTATATCCTGGATACTATTTCCGAAAATACAGCGATGGCACCTTGTCCAATGCAAGTGGTTGTGGAAATGAACTTGCAACAGAAAAAGAGATGGTTCGAAAATACATCATTGACTCATTAAAGTTTTGGTGTGAGAACTATCATATAGATGGCTTTAGATTTGACTTAATGGGAATCTATGACATTGAAACAATGAATATTATTCAAGAAGAATTGAGGGCTATTAACCCTTCAATACTACTTTATGGAGAAGGATGGAGTGCTGATAAATCGGTACTCGAAGAGAACCAAAGAGCGGTAAAAGCAAACACAAGTAAACTCCAAAATATTGCTTGCTTTTCCGATGAATTTCGTGATACACTAAAAGGCAATCAGTTTAATTCAAATTCACTAGGGTTTATTAGTGGCCTACAAAATCAAGAAGAGTCGCTCAAAAAAGCAATTATTGGAGGACTAGAACATACACAAATCAATAACACTCTGATCCCACAACAAAACTGGGCTAACAATGCAGCTCAAGTAGTCAATTATTTCTCATGTCATGATGATTATACCATCTATGATAAATTATCACTCGTAACACCATCAGAACAAAATAGCTCAAAGATCCTTCGCGTAAAACTAGCGTTGGCTATCACCCTATTTTCACAAGGAATCCCATTCTTGCATAGTGGAGTGGAACTTCTTCGATCAAAAGAAGGCATTCAAAACAGTTATAAATCGCCTGACTTTATCAATCAAATCAAGTGGAGTGATAAAAAAGGAGAGATAAAAAACCTCTCTTCATATTTAAGAAACCTAATAAAAATAAGAAAAGAGATATCTGAATTTCGCCTATCTGAAATAGAAAACATAGAAGAAGTGATCTCTTTTTCAGAAGACTACATTCCAGGTATCGTCAATTTCTCGATGAATATATCTTCAAAAAATAGATGGAATATTCATAAATTAACCGTAGTATTTTCGAATCATACAGAAATATTGCCTCTAAATATCTCTAATGAACACTCCTTTCAATTAGACATTGAAAGCTTACAGTTAAAAGAGATTAGACCTGATATTTCGATCAATATTAAACCTCTTTCAACATCGATATTTGTTTGTCTATAA
- a CDS encoding glutamine--tRNA ligase/YqeY domain fusion protein, whose translation MTDTKKTNGTEESKVPTNFIHQIIEGEIAKAKGELNIHTRFPPEPNGYLHIGHAKSICLNFGTAQKYGGITNLRFDDTNPSKESTEYVDSIKNDIKWLGFDWGDREYYTSDYFDKLYDFAVALINKGLAYVDFQNQETISAQRGTPTRPGTESPYRNTTPEENLAGFEKMKAGEYDEGDCVLRAKIDMASPNMHMRDPLLYRIMKVHHHRTDDKWCIYPIYDFAHGQGDYWENITHSICTLEFEVHRPLYDWFIEQLKEGEYRPQQIEFSRLNLSYTIMSKRNLLALVENGHVTGWDDPRMPTISGLKRRGYTPVSIRNFCDKIGITKTNGVTDVALLEHAVREDLNKTAQRVMGVVNPLKVVITNYPEDQVEELDAVNNPEDPSMGKRKVPFTREIYIEKEDFMENAPRKFFRLSVGKEVRLRYAYFITCNEVIKDENGEIIELRCTYDPASKGGTSPDGRKVKGTLHWVSTTENIEAEVRDYDRLFNDPSPSGHKDKNYLDFLNPDSLKVLNKCYIEPFVKDAKVEDHFQFERLGYFNVDKDSTAENMVFNKTVGLRDSWSKK comes from the coding sequence ATGACAGACACGAAGAAAACGAATGGGACAGAAGAGTCCAAAGTTCCGACTAACTTCATCCACCAAATCATAGAGGGAGAAATTGCAAAAGCAAAAGGAGAATTAAATATCCATACACGATTCCCTCCTGAGCCTAACGGATATTTGCACATTGGGCATGCAAAGTCAATATGTCTAAATTTTGGTACTGCCCAGAAATATGGAGGTATTACAAATTTAAGATTTGATGATACAAACCCTTCCAAAGAGAGTACTGAATATGTCGATTCAATAAAGAACGATATCAAATGGCTTGGTTTTGATTGGGGCGATAGAGAGTACTACACCTCAGACTATTTTGACAAGCTTTATGACTTCGCAGTGGCATTAATTAATAAAGGCTTGGCTTACGTTGATTTCCAAAACCAAGAAACAATTAGTGCACAAAGAGGTACACCAACACGTCCTGGGACAGAAAGTCCATACAGAAATACTACTCCAGAAGAAAACCTCGCTGGGTTCGAAAAAATGAAGGCAGGAGAGTATGATGAAGGAGACTGTGTTCTTCGTGCAAAAATTGATATGGCCTCTCCAAACATGCACATGAGAGACCCTCTTTTGTACCGAATCATGAAGGTTCACCACCATAGAACTGATGATAAATGGTGTATCTATCCTATTTATGATTTTGCACACGGACAGGGAGACTATTGGGAGAATATTACTCATTCTATCTGTACACTTGAATTCGAAGTACACAGACCTCTTTATGATTGGTTCATTGAACAATTAAAAGAAGGGGAATACAGACCTCAACAAATAGAGTTCTCTCGTCTTAATCTTAGTTATACCATCATGAGTAAGCGTAACCTTCTTGCACTAGTGGAGAATGGTCATGTAACAGGATGGGATGATCCAAGGATGCCTACTATTTCAGGGCTTAAGAGACGCGGATATACTCCAGTATCTATTAGAAACTTCTGTGATAAAATTGGTATTACTAAAACCAATGGCGTTACAGACGTAGCTCTTTTAGAGCATGCTGTTAGGGAAGATCTTAATAAAACAGCACAACGTGTTATGGGAGTAGTAAATCCATTAAAAGTGGTTATTACGAACTACCCGGAAGATCAAGTAGAAGAGTTAGATGCTGTAAATAACCCAGAAGATCCTTCGATGGGGAAACGTAAAGTTCCATTTACTCGTGAAATCTATATTGAAAAAGAAGACTTTATGGAGAATGCTCCTAGAAAATTCTTCAGACTTTCAGTAGGTAAAGAGGTTCGTCTGCGTTATGCATATTTCATCACTTGTAACGAAGTTATCAAAGATGAAAATGGAGAGATAATCGAACTAAGATGTACATATGACCCTGCTTCCAAAGGTGGAACATCACCTGATGGAAGAAAAGTCAAAGGAACACTTCATTGGGTTTCTACGACGGAGAATATTGAAGCAGAAGTTCGTGACTACGATCGTCTTTTTAACGACCCATCACCATCGGGACATAAAGACAAGAACTATCTAGATTTTCTTAATCCAGATTCTTTAAAAGTTTTGAACAAGTGCTACATCGAACCATTTGTTAAAGACGCTAAAGTTGAAGATCATTTTCAATTTGAACGCCTTGGATATTTCAACGTTGATAAAGACTCAACGGCTGAAAATATGGTATTCAACAAAACGGTTGGTTTAAGAGATTCTTGGTCTAAAAAATAG
- the folB gene encoding dihydroneopterin aldolase, which produces MQYGVIEIEDMYFHAYHGHFKEEQVVGNNFIVYVRIETDCSKASVTDDLDDALNYLKAYELIQEEMMIPSKLLEHVTSRILDRLYRDFEGQVHHARIKVSKLNPPMGGQIGSVSVTQER; this is translated from the coding sequence ATGCAATACGGTGTAATTGAGATTGAAGATATGTATTTTCATGCATATCATGGACATTTTAAGGAAGAGCAAGTTGTTGGAAACAATTTTATCGTTTATGTCCGAATAGAAACTGATTGTTCTAAAGCTTCTGTTACAGATGACTTAGATGATGCTTTAAACTATCTTAAGGCGTATGAATTAATACAAGAGGAGATGATGATTCCATCTAAGTTATTAGAGCATGTAACGTCTCGTATATTGGATCGATTATATCGTGATTTTGAAGGCCAAGTTCATCATGCAAGAATTAAAGTGTCTAAGCTTAATCCTCCAATGGGTGGGCAGATTGGCTCTGTGAGTGTGACTCAAGAGAGATAA
- a CDS encoding sigma-70 family RNA polymerase sigma factor: MKPYNTKCRPIEHMDDKTLIKQIKKGNTHAFEFLVRKYQRLVFHMLYKMGFTQEVVEDLAQEVFIKLYEKIDSFRNESKISTWVASITWRHGIDYKRKKRPMVSPSEDLSSYENLTPSNEEILANLYKEEKQQMVQDAIKKLPYDSQCLINLFYNEEFSYEEISEITKKPLGSVKSMLNRARTRIKEIVSKKYRKELKEEQV; encoded by the coding sequence TTGAAACCTTACAATACCAAATGCCGTCCTATAGAACATATGGATGATAAAACGCTTATAAAACAGATTAAAAAAGGAAACACTCATGCTTTCGAGTTTTTGGTACGTAAATACCAGAGACTTGTATTCCATATGTTATATAAGATGGGCTTTACCCAAGAAGTGGTTGAAGATCTTGCACAAGAAGTCTTTATCAAACTATACGAGAAGATAGATAGTTTTAGAAACGAGTCAAAGATCTCTACCTGGGTAGCATCCATCACATGGCGACACGGTATTGATTATAAGAGAAAAAAGAGACCTATGGTATCCCCTAGTGAAGATCTCAGTTCTTATGAGAATTTAACCCCTTCTAATGAAGAGATTCTTGCGAATTTGTACAAAGAAGAGAAACAACAGATGGTACAAGATGCTATTAAGAAACTTCCCTATGATTCGCAATGTTTAATAAACCTATTCTACAACGAAGAGTTCTCTTACGAAGAGATATCTGAAATAACAAAGAAACCGTTGGGGTCGGTTAAATCAATGCTAAATAGGGCAAGAACAAGAATTAAAGAGATTGTAAGTAAAAAATATAGGAAAGAGTTGAAGGAGGAACAGGTATGA
- a CDS encoding Gfo/Idh/MocA family oxidoreductase: MKRDRRRFIKELSVGAGAVAAMPLVSCTATKETVKVNDDSTDGFDGHFNMSGYAAPKLDTVRIGFVGIGDRGAGAVERMTHIEGVEIAAICDIRQGALDGAQKIIAKAGLPKAKEFIGGDRAFEKLCDSNLVDLVYIATPWEWHVPVAIAAMEGDKHAAVEVSTARTMEECWQMVETSERTKKHCVILENCCYDFFEMLTLSMAQNGIFGDLIHGEGAYIHDLDYWLFNKPKDEKMTDGAYTRMWRMYENQRMANVYPTHGLGPICQAMNVNRGDRMDYLTSIMSDDFTLEQRIKEKAKEDPFFEKFVGKKMRGNMDIQLIRTIKGRTIMIQHDVSSPRPYSRIHMLSGTKCFAQKWPKQHLAFGHHILDNKEFKDMEEKYTPELIRRVGEMAKKVGGHGGMDFVMDWRLIDCLRNGLPVDMDVYDAAAWSCLTPLSEWSIANRSAPIDIPDFTRGGWKTNKPVDLSMSKGGDTGVRNLKNADGKGQLSVE; this comes from the coding sequence ATGAAAAGAGATAGAAGACGCTTTATTAAAGAGCTCTCTGTAGGAGCTGGCGCTGTTGCTGCGATGCCTTTGGTTTCTTGTACTGCAACCAAAGAGACTGTAAAAGTGAATGACGATTCAACTGACGGCTTTGACGGTCATTTTAACATGAGTGGCTATGCGGCACCTAAGTTGGACACTGTTCGTATTGGTTTTGTTGGTATTGGCGACAGAGGAGCTGGAGCAGTGGAGCGAATGACACATATTGAAGGAGTAGAAATTGCTGCAATTTGTGATATTCGTCAGGGAGCTTTAGATGGAGCACAAAAGATAATTGCAAAAGCAGGACTTCCTAAAGCAAAAGAGTTTATCGGAGGAGATAGAGCTTTTGAAAAGTTATGTGATAGTAACTTGGTAGACCTTGTTTATATTGCGACACCATGGGAGTGGCACGTGCCAGTGGCTATTGCTGCAATGGAAGGAGACAAGCATGCTGCTGTTGAGGTATCTACTGCTCGTACCATGGAAGAGTGTTGGCAAATGGTTGAGACTTCTGAAAGAACCAAAAAACACTGCGTAATTCTTGAAAACTGTTGTTATGACTTCTTCGAAATGCTCACATTGAGTATGGCACAGAATGGCATATTCGGTGACCTGATTCATGGTGAGGGTGCATATATCCACGACCTAGACTATTGGTTGTTTAATAAGCCAAAAGACGAAAAGATGACAGATGGAGCATACACTCGTATGTGGAGAATGTATGAGAACCAACGTATGGCAAATGTTTATCCAACTCATGGTTTAGGACCAATTTGTCAGGCAATGAATGTGAATCGTGGAGACCGTATGGACTACCTTACTTCGATCATGTCTGATGATTTCACTTTAGAACAACGAATCAAAGAGAAGGCAAAAGAGGATCCTTTCTTCGAAAAATTCGTTGGTAAGAAGATGCGTGGAAATATGGATATACAATTGATACGTACTATTAAAGGACGAACGATTATGATTCAGCATGATGTCTCTTCTCCTCGTCCATATTCTCGTATTCATATGTTGAGTGGAACGAAATGTTTTGCACAGAAGTGGCCTAAACAGCATCTTGCTTTTGGTCACCATATCTTAGATAACAAAGAGTTTAAAGATATGGAAGAGAAGTATACTCCTGAGCTAATTCGTCGTGTAGGAGAGATGGCTAAAAAAGTTGGTGGTCATGGTGGAATGGACTTTGTGATGGACTGGAGATTGATTGACTGTTTACGTAATGGTCTACCAGTAGATATGGATGTGTATGATGCTGCTGCATGGAGTTGTTTGACACCTCTAAGCGAGTGGTCTATTGCGAATCGTTCTGCACCTATCGATATTCCTGACTTTACTAGAGGTGGATGGAAAACCAATAAACCTGTTGATTTGAGTATGTCAAAAGGTGGGGATACTGGGGTTCGTAACCTTAAAAATGCAGATGGAAAAGGACAATTAAGTGTAGAGTAA